In a single window of the Cryptococcus neoformans var. neoformans JEC21 chromosome 11 sequence genome:
- a CDS encoding cystathionine beta-lyase, putative, translating into MTTPSTPGESSLATSVYSLAPKSPVEVHKERVANWRFSTICANVDGKDQYGASSTPIYQTATFKGMDGQYDYTRSGNPTRGALENHLARLYGATQTFALSTGMTCLDTILRLVRPGETVLAGDDLYGGTNRLLTYLGTHGGVDVRHVDTTDVDKVIPHLGPGNNVKMVLLESPTNPLLKIADLQEIADAVHSAAPSALIVVDNTMMSPYLQRPLEIGADIVYDSATKYLSGHHDLMAGIIAASRPDICKDIAFIINSVGSGLAPFDSFLLLRGVKTMSLRMDRQMATAHLVALYLDSFGFLVHYPGLKSHPKRDIHYKQASGAGAVLSFVTGDKALSERIVGGTRLWGISVSFGAVNSLISMPCLMSHASISAAVRAERGLPENLIRLCVGIEDPRDLIDDLEHSLLQAGAIVPNLQYTPLSQTKAAELYARDGEAWILERAKGFKRPSTQSITVDKLVSGVKQSLGLSTPPKEYKTIEEDIAVSAPGKVILFGEHAVVHGVTAIASSVDLRCFSVLSPRRDGKVGLEVPNIGVELEWEISKLPWNLLPVHANGGRHVADKELDTALLQAVEGAVNTHVEVGKTGIGACVAFLYLYMMISGEETNALSVTFTASSNLPISAGLGSSAAYSTCVAASFLLARQHLTIPSADRLPKEDTDLVDGWAFLAEKVLHGNPSGIDNAVAVRGGAVAFTRSVGGKQGGMDGLFEFSSVRLLLTNTLVPRDTKTLVAGVSAKRLAEPQAVNSILDSIQTISDEARSLLGGGKPVERSILVKRLEALIKENHEHLVELGVSHPSLEMIVAATAQAPFELATKLTGAGGGGCALTLIPDDFPESSLNELIQTLEGHGFQAHLTTLGGPGFGVLTTPFKPGNVSEQLRDAVRTHDEGEGMVVPKRAGLREADKEGLHAWAERLGRWVYA; encoded by the exons ATGACCACCCCTTCAACACCGGGCGAAAGCTCGCTCGCGACATCTGTCTATTCTCTCGCCCCAAAGTCTCCAGTGGAAGTACATAAGGAACGAGTCGCCAACTGGCgcttctccaccatctgCGCTAATGTCGATGGCAAGGATCAGTATGGAGCTAGCTCAACTCCCATCTACCAGACCGCCACCTTCAAGGGTATGGACGGGCAATATGACTACACCAGGTCTGGGAACCCCACAAGAGGCGCTCTTG AAAACCATCTTGCAAGATTGTACGGGGCCACTCAAACATTTGCCTTGTCTACTGGTATGACTTGTCTTGACACGATCTTGCGACTTGTTAGGCCAGGAGAAACCGTTCTGGCCGGTGACGATTTGTACGGAGGTACCAACCGACTTTTGACGTATCTTGGTACGCATGGCGGTGTCGATGTCAGGCATGTTGATACTACAGATGTGGACAAGGTAATTCCTCATCTTGGACCAGGGAATAATGTCAAGATGGTTCTTCTAGAATCCCCTACGAACCCTCTGTTGAAAATTGCCGACCTGCAAGAAATCGCCGATGCTGTTCACTCTGCTGCACCTAGCGCTTTGATTGTGGTTGACAACACTATGATGTCTCCTTACCTGCAACGGCCGCTTGAGATTGGTGCCGATATTGTTTACGACTCTGCTACCAAATATCTCTCAGGTCATCACGACCTTATGGCTGGTATCATTGCAGCTTCTCGACCCGATATCTGCAAAGACATTGCATTCATTATTAACTCTGTTGGATCCGGCCTTGCTCCTTTCGactctttccttttgctcCGTGGTGTCAAGACCATGTCTCTCAGGATGGACAGGCAGATGGCCACTGCCCACCTTGTGGCTCTTTATCTTGATTCATTTGGCTTCTTGGTCCACTACCCTGGTCTCAAGAGCCATCCTAAGAGGGATATCCACTACAAACAGGCGTCTGGTGCTGGCGCGGTGTTAAGTTTTGTTACTGGCGACAAGGCCCTTAGCGAACGGATTGTCGGCGGGACAAGACTGTGGGGTATCAGCGTGTCTTTCGGGGCTGTCAACAGCTTGATCAGTATGCCATGTTTAATGTC TCACGCCTCCATTTCCGCTGCAGTTCGTGCTGAACGAGGGCTCCCAGAAAACCTTATTCGACTTTGTGTCGGTATCGAGGACCCTAGAGATCTCATTGATGACTTGGAGCATTCGCTTCTCCAAGCAGGAGCTATTGTTCCCAATCTACAATATACTCCTCTCTCCCAGACTAAGGCGGCGGAGTTGTACGCTAGGGACGGTGAAGCGTGGATCCTGGAACGTGCCAAGGGTTTCAAGCGGCCTTCTACCCAGTCTATTACTGTTGACAAGCTCGTCAGCGGCGTGAAGCAAAGTCTTGGTCTCTCCACCCCTCCCAAAGAGTACAAGACgatcgaagaagacatCGCGGTTTCTGCCCCCGGCAAGGTTATTCTTTTCGGTGAGCACGCTGTCGTCCACGGCGTCACTGCCATCGCGTCCAGCGTCGACCTCCGATGCTTTTCCGTCTTGTCTCCTCGTCGTGACGGAAAGGTTGGATTGGAAGTACCCAATATTGGTGTGGAACTCGAATGGGAAATCAGCAAGCTTCCTTGGAATCTGCTTCCGGTGCACGCAAATGGCGGGAGGCACGTTGCCGACAAGGAGCTTGACACGGCGTTGCTTCAGGCTGTGGAGGGTGCTGTCAACACTCATGTTGAAGTGGGTAAGACTGGTATAGGTGCCTGTGTAGCCTTCTTATATCTGTACATGATGATCTCAGGTGAAGAAACCAATGC TCTTTCTGTTACCTTTACCGCTTCTTCAAACCTCCCTATCTCTGCGGGTCTCGGATCATCTGCCGCATACTCCACTTGTGTTGCGGcgtctttccttctcgctCGCCAGCACCTCACCATTCCTTCGGCCGATCGCCTTCCCAAAGAAGACACTGACTTGGTCGATGGATGGGCTTTCTTGGCCGAAAAGGTTTTACACGGAAACCCTAGTGGTATCGATAACGCCGTCGCTGTCAGGGGTGGAGCTGTTGCTTTCACCAGATCTGTTGGCGGAAAGCAAGGCGGTATGGATGGTCTTTTTGA GTTTTCTTCTGTCCGATTACTCTTGACCAACACTCTTGTCCCCAGAGACACCAAGACATTGGTTGCCGGTGTTTCCGCGAAGCGCCTCGCTGAGCCTCAGGCTGTTAACTCGATTCTCGATTCTATCCAAACCATTTCAGATGAAGCACGTTCCTTGCTCGGCGGTGGCAAGCCTGTGGAACGTTCTATCCTTGTCAAGCGTCTGGAAGCGCTCATCAAGGAAAACCATGAGCACTTGGTTGAGCTCGGAGTGTCGCACCCTTCTTTGGAAATGATCGTGGCAGCTACCGCTCAGGCACCTTTCGAGTTAGCCACCAAGTTgactggtgctggtggcGGCGGATGTGCTCTTACTCTTATTCCGGATG ATTTCCCTGAATCTTCCCTCAACGAGCTCATCCAAACCCTCGAAGGCCATGGTTTCCAAGCGCACCTCACCACACTGGGCGGCCCTGGCTTCGGTGTCCTCACGACTCCCTTTAAGCCGGGCAATGTCTCTGAACAACTTCGGGATGCTGTGAGGACCCACGACGAGGGTGAGGGCATGGTTGTGCCGAAGAGAGCTGGTCTTAGAGAAGCTGATAAGGAAGGTTTGCACGCATGGGCGGAAAGGTTGGGTCGATGGGTATATGCTTAA